The Streptomyces europaeiscabiei genome window below encodes:
- a CDS encoding ATP-dependent Clp protease ATP-binding subunit, with product MSNGFPGPEGYGPDPLSEFFARFFGGPRPQRVEIGRLMSGSARRLVADAAAYAARHGSRDLDTQHLLRAALTAEPTRSLVARTGVDPDALAGEIDERSGPERHKPGQGPPPASLALTPAVKRALLDAHELARVAGSGHIGPEHVLSALAANPDSAAGHVLGAARLSASALPPDASDPPDASDPSAATPPAGIPLSGLPHRTSTATPTLDKYGRDLTDLARQGRIDPVIGREEEIEQTVEVLSRRGKNNPVLIGEAGVGKTAIVEGLAQRIAEGDVPDVLAGRRVVALDLSGVVAGTRYRGDFEERLTGIVDEIRTHSGELVVFIDELHTVVGAGSGEGGVLDAGNMLKPALARGELNIVGATTLEEYRRIEKDAALARRFQPVLVAEPSGDDALEILRGLRDRYEAHHQVRYTDEALVAAVDLSDRYLTDRRLPDKAIDLMDRAGARVRLRARTKGTDLRTLEREIEQLTRDKDQAVAGEQYELATRLRDRIGELRQRIGTDRGGERADDGQSLEITAEDIAEVVSRQTGIPVSSLTQEERERLLGLEQRLRQRVVGQDEAVRVVADAVLRSRAGLASPERPIGSFLFLGPTGVGKTELARALAEALFGGEDRMVRLDMSEYQERHAVSRLVGAPPGYVGHEDAGQLTEAVRRHPYALLLLDEVEKAHPDVFNLLLQVLDDGRLTDAQGRTVDFTNAVIVMTSNLGSEAIGRSGSGLGFSAGGAEADEEDRRERILRPLREHFRPEFLDRVDEIVVFRRLTDDQLRRITDLLLERTRDRLHARGVTVEFTERAVSWLARHGDQPEYGARPLRRTIQREVDNPLSRLLLDGRLPSGSRVAAEVEDGRLAFRTTTTPPDPDRSA from the coding sequence ATGAGCAACGGATTCCCCGGGCCCGAGGGCTACGGTCCGGACCCCCTCAGTGAGTTCTTCGCCCGTTTCTTCGGCGGGCCGCGCCCGCAGCGGGTCGAGATCGGCCGGCTGATGAGCGGCTCGGCCCGCCGGTTGGTGGCCGACGCGGCGGCGTACGCGGCGCGGCACGGCAGCAGGGACCTGGACACCCAGCATCTGCTGCGCGCCGCGCTGACCGCCGAGCCGACCCGAAGTCTGGTGGCCCGTACGGGCGTCGACCCCGACGCGCTGGCCGGTGAGATCGACGAGCGGTCCGGCCCGGAGCGGCACAAGCCGGGCCAGGGGCCGCCGCCCGCGTCCCTGGCCCTGACCCCCGCGGTCAAGCGGGCCCTGCTGGACGCACACGAACTGGCCCGGGTCGCCGGCTCCGGCCACATCGGCCCCGAACACGTCCTGAGCGCCCTCGCCGCCAACCCCGACTCGGCCGCCGGCCACGTCCTCGGCGCCGCTCGGCTCTCGGCCTCCGCGCTGCCGCCGGACGCGTCGGACCCCCCGGACGCGTCGGACCCATCGGCGGCGACCCCGCCCGCCGGGATCCCCCTCTCCGGGCTGCCGCACCGCACGTCCACCGCCACACCGACCCTCGACAAGTACGGCCGCGATCTGACCGACCTCGCCCGTCAGGGCCGTATCGACCCGGTCATCGGGCGGGAGGAGGAGATCGAGCAGACCGTCGAAGTGCTGTCCCGGCGCGGCAAGAACAACCCCGTGCTCATCGGTGAGGCGGGCGTCGGCAAGACCGCGATCGTGGAGGGGCTGGCCCAGCGCATCGCCGAGGGCGACGTGCCCGACGTGCTGGCCGGGCGCCGGGTGGTCGCCCTGGATCTGTCAGGGGTGGTCGCCGGGACCCGTTACCGGGGCGACTTCGAGGAGCGGCTCACCGGCATCGTCGACGAGATCCGCACCCACTCCGGGGAACTGGTCGTCTTCATCGACGAGTTGCACACGGTCGTGGGCGCCGGCTCGGGCGAGGGCGGCGTGCTGGACGCGGGCAACATGCTCAAGCCGGCCCTGGCGCGCGGAGAGCTGAACATCGTGGGGGCGACGACGCTGGAGGAGTACCGGCGGATCGAGAAGGACGCGGCGCTGGCCCGCCGGTTCCAGCCGGTGCTGGTCGCCGAGCCGAGCGGCGATGACGCCCTGGAGATCCTGCGCGGGCTGCGCGACCGGTACGAGGCCCACCACCAGGTCCGCTACACCGACGAGGCACTGGTGGCCGCGGTGGACCTGTCGGACCGGTATCTCACCGACCGACGGCTGCCCGACAAGGCCATCGACCTGATGGACCGGGCCGGGGCCCGCGTCCGGCTGCGTGCCCGGACCAAGGGGACGGATCTGCGGACCCTGGAGCGGGAGATCGAGCAGCTGACCAGGGACAAGGACCAGGCGGTCGCGGGCGAGCAGTACGAGCTGGCCACGCGGCTGCGGGACCGGATCGGTGAGTTGCGACAGCGGATCGGCACGGACCGCGGCGGGGAACGGGCCGACGACGGGCAGAGTCTGGAGATCACCGCCGAGGACATCGCCGAGGTCGTCTCCCGGCAGACAGGCATCCCCGTCAGCAGCCTCACCCAGGAGGAGCGGGAACGGCTGCTGGGGCTGGAACAGCGGCTGCGTCAGCGGGTCGTCGGGCAGGACGAGGCGGTGCGCGTGGTGGCGGACGCCGTGCTGCGCTCGCGCGCCGGGCTGGCCAGTCCCGAACGGCCGATCGGCAGCTTCCTCTTCCTGGGCCCGACCGGCGTCGGCAAGACGGAACTGGCCCGCGCGCTGGCGGAGGCCCTCTTCGGCGGCGAGGACCGGATGGTGCGGCTCGACATGAGCGAGTACCAGGAGCGGCACGCGGTCAGCCGGCTGGTCGGCGCCCCGCCCGGCTACGTCGGCCATGAGGATGCCGGGCAGCTGACGGAGGCCGTGCGACGGCATCCGTACGCGCTGCTGTTGCTGGACGAGGTGGAGAAGGCCCACCCGGACGTCTTCAACCTGCTGCTGCAGGTCCTCGACGACGGCAGGCTCACCGACGCGCAGGGCCGCACGGTCGACTTCACCAACGCCGTGATCGTCATGACGAGCAACCTGGGCTCGGAGGCCATCGGCAGGAGCGGGTCGGGCCTGGGCTTCTCGGCGGGCGGCGCCGAGGCGGACGAGGAGGACCGGCGCGAGCGGATCCTGCGGCCGTTGCGGGAGCACTTCCGGCCCGAGTTCCTCGACCGCGTCGACGAGATCGTCGTCTTCCGGCGGCTCACCGACGACCAACTGCGGAGGATCACCGACCTGTTGCTGGAGCGGACCCGGGACCGGCTGCACGCGCGGGGTGTCACCGTCGAGTTCACCGAGCGGGCCGTCTCATGGCTCGCCCGCCACGGCGACCAGCCCGAGTACGGCGCCCGCCCGCTGCGCCGCACGATCCAGCGGGAGGTCGACAACCCGCTGTCCCGGCTGCTCCTCGACGGCCGGCTGCCGTCCGGCAGCCGGGTGGCGGCGGAGGTGGAGGACGGGCGGCTCGCCTTCCGTACGACGACGACGCCGCCCGACCCCGACCGGTCCGCCTAG
- the map gene encoding type I methionyl aminopeptidase → MVELKTDASMDAMYEAGQVVGRALTAVRSTADVGVSLLELDEVAHEVLREAGASSPFLGYRPSFAPTPFPAVICASVNDAIVHGIPTAYRLRDGDLVSMDFGAELGGWVGDSAISFVVGEPRAADLRLVETAERALAAGIGAAVVGNRIGDIAHAIGTVCRAAGYGIPDGFGGHGIGRHMHEDPGVPNEGRPGRGMRLRHGMVLAIEPMLIGGGGDGYHAAPDGWTLRTDDGSRAAHAEHTVAITDAGPRVLTAR, encoded by the coding sequence ATGGTGGAACTGAAGACGGATGCGTCGATGGACGCGATGTACGAGGCCGGGCAGGTCGTGGGGCGAGCGCTGACCGCGGTGCGGAGCACCGCCGACGTGGGTGTTTCCCTCCTCGAACTCGACGAGGTGGCACACGAGGTACTGCGGGAGGCGGGCGCCTCGTCGCCGTTCCTCGGCTATCGCCCGTCCTTCGCGCCCACCCCCTTCCCGGCGGTGATCTGTGCCTCCGTGAACGACGCGATCGTGCACGGCATCCCGACGGCGTACCGGCTGCGCGACGGCGACCTCGTGTCCATGGACTTCGGCGCCGAGCTGGGCGGCTGGGTCGGGGACTCGGCGATCAGCTTCGTGGTGGGCGAGCCGCGCGCCGCCGACCTGCGCCTCGTCGAGACGGCCGAACGCGCCCTCGCGGCGGGCATCGGGGCGGCCGTCGTCGGCAACCGCATCGGCGACATCGCGCACGCGATCGGCACGGTGTGCCGCGCCGCCGGATACGGGATTCCCGACGGCTTCGGCGGCCACGGGATCGGCCGTCATATGCACGAGGACCCGGGGGTACCGAACGAGGGGCGGCCCGGACGCGGGATGAGGCTGCGGCACGGGATGGTCCTGGCGATCGAACCGATGCTGATCGGCGGGGGCGGCGACGGGTACCACGCGGCGCCGGACGGGTGGACGTTGCGCACGGACGACGGTTCCCGGGCGGCCCATGCGGAGCATACGGTCGCCATCACGGATGCGGGGCCGCGGGTGCTGACCGCGCGGTGA
- a CDS encoding helix-turn-helix domain-containing protein yields MVRTPLTPEERERGERLGRLLREARGSRSMAEIAAGAGISAETLRKIETGRAPTPAFFTVAALARALGLSMDALVTRCAPAADTAPTAAVA; encoded by the coding sequence ATGGTGCGCACCCCACTGACCCCCGAAGAGCGTGAACGCGGCGAGCGGCTCGGCCGGTTGCTGCGTGAGGCCCGCGGCAGTCGCAGCATGGCGGAGATCGCTGCCGGCGCGGGCATCTCCGCGGAGACCCTGCGGAAGATCGAGACCGGCCGAGCCCCCACCCCGGCCTTCTTCACGGTCGCCGCCCTCGCCCGCGCGCTGGGTCTGTCCATGGACGCCCTCGTCACGCGGTGCGCACCGGCAGCCGATACGGCCCCGACGGCCGCGGTCGCCTGA
- a CDS encoding nitrilase-related carbon-nitrogen hydrolase has translation MANVVRAALVQATWTGDTASMVAKHVEHAREAARQGAKVIGFQEVFNAPYFCQVQEPEHYAWAEPVPDGPTVTRMRELARETGMVIVVPVFEVEQSGFYFNTAAVIDADGTYLGKYRKHHIPQVKGFWEKYYFKPGNLGWPVFDTAVGKVGVYICYDRHFPEGWRQLGLNGAQLVYNPSATHRGLSSHLWQLEQPAAAVANEYFIAAINRVGVEEYGDNDFYGTSYFVDPRGKFVGEVASDKGEELVVRDLDFDLIEEVRQQWAFYRDRRPDAYEGLVQP, from the coding sequence ATGGCCAACGTCGTACGCGCCGCCCTGGTCCAGGCGACCTGGACCGGCGACACCGCCTCCATGGTCGCCAAGCACGTCGAGCACGCCCGCGAGGCGGCGCGGCAGGGCGCGAAGGTGATCGGCTTCCAGGAAGTCTTCAACGCGCCCTACTTCTGCCAGGTCCAGGAGCCGGAGCACTACGCCTGGGCGGAACCCGTCCCGGACGGCCCGACCGTCACACGGATGCGGGAGCTGGCCCGCGAGACCGGCATGGTGATCGTCGTCCCGGTCTTCGAGGTCGAACAGTCCGGGTTCTACTTCAACACCGCGGCGGTGATCGACGCCGACGGCACCTATCTCGGCAAGTACCGCAAGCACCACATCCCCCAGGTCAAGGGATTCTGGGAGAAGTACTACTTCAAGCCCGGGAACCTCGGCTGGCCGGTCTTCGACACGGCCGTCGGCAAGGTCGGCGTCTACATCTGTTACGACCGCCACTTCCCGGAGGGCTGGCGCCAGCTCGGTCTGAACGGCGCCCAACTCGTGTACAACCCGTCCGCGACCCACCGGGGCCTGTCCTCCCATCTGTGGCAGCTGGAGCAGCCCGCGGCCGCCGTCGCCAACGAGTACTTCATCGCGGCGATCAACCGGGTCGGCGTGGAGGAGTACGGGGACAACGACTTCTACGGCACCTCGTACTTCGTCGACCCACGCGGCAAGTTCGTCGGCGAGGTCGCGAGCGACAAGGGCGAGGAGCTCGTCGTACGGGATCTCGACTTCGACCTGATCGAGGAAGTGCGGCAGCAGTGGGCGTTCTACCGGGACCGTCGGCCCGACGCGTACGAAGGGCTCGTACAGCCGTGA
- a CDS encoding aspartate aminotransferase family protein translates to MTDELLGRHKAVLPDWLALYYADPLEITHGEGRHVWDAGGNKYLDFFGGILTTMTAHALPEVTKAVSEQAGRIIHSSTLYLNRPMVELAERIAQMSGIPDARVFFTTSGTEANDTALMLATTYRRSNQILAMRNSYHGRSFSAVGITGNKGWSPTSLSPLQTLYVHGGVRTRGPYADLSDADFITACVADLEDLLGHGRPPAALIAEPIQGVGGFTSPPDGLYAAFREVLQRNGVLWIADEVQTGWGRTGDNFWGWQAHGQNGPPDILTFAKGIGNGMSIGGVVARSEVMNCLDSNSISTFGGTQITMAAGLANLNYLIEHDLQGNARRVGGLLIERLRAITAQIPQVREVRGRGLMLGIELVRPGTDEANPEAASAVLEAARREGLLIGKGGGHNTSALRIAPPLSLTVAEAEEGAEALERALRSIQ, encoded by the coding sequence GTGACCGACGAACTGCTCGGACGCCACAAGGCCGTACTGCCCGACTGGCTCGCGCTCTACTACGCGGACCCGCTGGAGATCACCCACGGCGAGGGCCGCCATGTCTGGGACGCCGGGGGCAACAAGTACCTCGACTTCTTCGGCGGCATCCTCACCACGATGACGGCGCACGCGCTGCCCGAGGTCACCAAGGCGGTGAGTGAGCAGGCCGGGCGGATCATCCACTCATCGACGCTCTACCTCAACCGGCCGATGGTCGAACTCGCCGAGCGGATCGCGCAGATGTCCGGCATCCCGGACGCCCGCGTCTTCTTCACCACCTCCGGCACCGAGGCCAACGACACCGCGTTGATGCTGGCGACGACGTACCGCCGCAGCAACCAGATCCTGGCGATGCGCAACAGCTACCACGGCCGTTCCTTCAGCGCCGTCGGCATCACCGGCAACAAGGGCTGGTCCCCGACCTCACTGTCACCGCTCCAGACGCTGTACGTGCACGGCGGCGTCCGGACCCGCGGCCCGTACGCCGACCTGAGCGACGCCGACTTCATCACGGCCTGCGTCGCCGACCTGGAGGACCTGCTCGGCCACGGCCGTCCGCCGGCCGCGCTGATCGCCGAGCCGATCCAGGGCGTCGGCGGCTTCACCTCACCGCCGGACGGCCTGTACGCGGCCTTCCGTGAGGTACTGCAACGGAACGGCGTGCTGTGGATCGCCGACGAGGTGCAGACCGGGTGGGGCCGCACCGGCGACAACTTCTGGGGCTGGCAGGCGCACGGGCAGAACGGGCCGCCGGACATCCTCACCTTCGCCAAGGGCATCGGCAACGGCATGTCCATCGGCGGTGTCGTCGCCCGCTCCGAGGTCATGAACTGCCTGGACAGCAATTCGATCTCGACCTTCGGCGGCACCCAGATCACCATGGCCGCCGGCCTCGCCAACCTGAACTACCTGATCGAGCACGACCTCCAGGGCAACGCGCGCCGCGTCGGCGGACTGCTCATCGAACGGCTGCGCGCGATCACCGCCCAGATCCCCCAGGTGCGGGAAGTGCGCGGCCGGGGGCTCATGCTCGGCATCGAGCTGGTCAGGCCCGGCACCGACGAGGCGAACCCGGAGGCCGCGTCCGCCGTCCTCGAAGCCGCCCGCCGGGAGGGCCTGCTCATCGGCAAGGGCGGCGGCCACAACACCAGCGCCCTGCGCATCGCGCCCCCGCTGTCGCTGACCGTCGCCGAGGCCGAGGAGGGCGCCGAGGCCCTCGAACGTGCTCTGAGGAGCATTCAGTAA
- a CDS encoding PucR family transcriptional regulator, producing the protein MTTALEPALSVRQVLNLDRVLAGEPEVVAGAGQLDRPVRWVHVAEAPDVGVMLTGGEMVLTTGVLLAGNEDAQAEYIRSLYRAEAAAVVLGLGRAFPTPPDVMRRAAERCGLPMVVLHRPFPFAELTEEVQSRLVRRKFAAVSLSEAVRTALTGLITAGAPLQRLLDEIAKHAGCPLVVTNLAHRVLATAGERSAVDDVLRDWERISRQAGGSAGDGWVRAELGGRGELWGQIVLCGYRGDTATGRLLADRAAEALVLHRMLGGSAHSWEEQSTQGLLTDLVSGVVPARQLLPRARAAGLPVNRRTFVPLVVRDEDPAQLDRVLRMLGLPGLVAELAEGATAVLLSLARDQDAAALTAHFATRLRSESGMRKPVVAAAEARTTWEDVPGGLREARHVADAVAQSSATGLDLPLVVRLRDVHLRGLVRLLRDDPHVQAFAERELDGLLCGDGHAEQDLLPVLRTYLATGRNKSHTAQLHHVSRPALYRRLEAIEARLGVDLDDFEQAASVHIALLAHDAQQG; encoded by the coding sequence ATGACCACCGCCTTGGAACCCGCCCTGTCGGTACGCCAGGTCCTCAACCTGGACCGGGTCCTCGCCGGAGAGCCCGAGGTGGTGGCCGGGGCCGGTCAGCTCGACCGGCCCGTGCGCTGGGTGCATGTGGCCGAGGCCCCCGACGTGGGCGTGATGCTCACCGGCGGCGAGATGGTCCTCACCACCGGGGTCCTGCTCGCCGGGAACGAGGACGCCCAGGCCGAGTACATCCGCTCGCTGTACCGGGCCGAGGCCGCGGCGGTCGTCCTCGGTCTCGGCCGGGCCTTCCCGACGCCGCCCGACGTGATGCGCCGGGCGGCGGAGCGGTGCGGTCTGCCCATGGTGGTGCTGCACCGGCCGTTCCCCTTCGCCGAGCTGACGGAGGAGGTCCAGTCCCGGCTGGTACGGCGGAAGTTCGCGGCCGTGAGCCTGTCGGAGGCCGTCCGCACGGCCCTGACCGGGCTGATCACCGCGGGTGCCCCGCTGCAACGCCTCCTCGACGAGATCGCCAAGCACGCGGGCTGTCCCCTCGTCGTCACCAACCTCGCCCATCGCGTCCTCGCCACGGCGGGAGAGCGGTCGGCCGTCGACGACGTGCTGCGCGACTGGGAGCGGATCTCCCGGCAGGCGGGCGGCAGCGCGGGCGACGGCTGGGTGCGGGCCGAGCTGGGCGGGCGCGGGGAGCTGTGGGGACAGATCGTGCTGTGCGGGTACCGCGGCGACACCGCCACCGGGCGGCTGCTCGCCGACCGGGCCGCCGAGGCGCTCGTCCTCCACCGCATGCTCGGCGGCTCGGCGCACTCCTGGGAGGAGCAGTCCACCCAGGGCCTCCTGACGGACCTCGTCTCCGGAGTGGTACCGGCCAGGCAACTGCTGCCGAGGGCACGTGCGGCCGGGCTCCCGGTCAACCGCCGTACGTTCGTGCCGCTGGTCGTACGCGACGAGGATCCGGCCCAACTCGACCGCGTACTACGGATGCTGGGCCTGCCGGGGCTCGTCGCCGAACTGGCGGAGGGCGCCACCGCCGTACTCCTCAGCCTCGCCCGGGACCAGGACGCGGCTGCGCTCACCGCGCACTTCGCGACCCGGCTGCGGTCGGAGTCGGGGATGCGCAAGCCGGTCGTGGCGGCCGCGGAGGCGCGGACCACCTGGGAGGACGTGCCGGGCGGGCTGCGGGAGGCCCGGCATGTGGCGGACGCCGTCGCCCAGTCCTCGGCCACCGGGCTCGACCTGCCGCTCGTCGTACGCCTGCGGGACGTGCACCTGCGCGGCCTGGTCCGGCTGCTGCGGGACGACCCGCACGTACAGGCCTTCGCCGAGCGTGAGCTGGACGGCCTGCTGTGCGGCGACGGGCACGCCGAGCAGGATCTCCTGCCCGTACTGCGCACCTATCTCGCGACCGGCCGCAACAAGTCGCACACGGCTCAGCTGCACCACGTCAGCCGGCCCGCGCTGTACCGCCGGCTCGAAGCCATAGAGGCCCGCCTCGGCGTGGACCTCGACGACTTCGAACAGGCCGCGTCGGTCCACATCGCTCTCCTCGCCCACGACGCGCAACAGGGCTGA
- a CDS encoding nitrilase-related carbon-nitrogen hydrolase yields MSRVIRAAIFQTAWTGDKESMIQVHEQAARDAAAQGAQVLCFQELFYGPYFCQVQDKAFYEYAEQIPDGPIVKRFQALAKELGLVLVLPMYEEEQPGVLYNTAAVIDSDGKYLGKYRKHHIPQVPGFWEKFYFRPGNAGWPVFDTAVGKIGVYICYDRHFPEGWRALGLGGAEIVFNPSATSRGLSRYLWQLEQPASAVANEYFIGAINRVGVEELGDNDFYGTSYFVDPEAQFVGEVASDKETELVVRDLDLAKLREVRDRWQFFRDRRPDAYAPLTAP; encoded by the coding sequence ATGAGCAGAGTCATCCGCGCAGCCATCTTCCAGACGGCCTGGACCGGCGACAAGGAGTCGATGATCCAGGTCCACGAGCAGGCGGCCCGCGACGCGGCCGCGCAGGGTGCGCAGGTCCTGTGCTTCCAGGAACTGTTCTACGGTCCCTACTTCTGCCAGGTCCAGGACAAGGCGTTCTACGAGTACGCAGAGCAGATCCCCGACGGCCCGATCGTCAAGCGCTTCCAGGCGCTCGCCAAGGAGCTCGGCCTCGTCCTCGTGCTGCCGATGTACGAGGAGGAGCAGCCGGGCGTCCTCTACAACACCGCCGCCGTGATCGACTCGGACGGCAAGTACCTCGGCAAGTACCGCAAGCACCACATCCCCCAGGTCCCCGGCTTCTGGGAGAAGTTCTACTTCCGTCCCGGGAACGCGGGCTGGCCCGTCTTCGACACCGCCGTCGGCAAGATCGGCGTCTACATCTGCTACGACCGGCACTTCCCGGAGGGCTGGCGTGCGCTGGGCCTCGGCGGCGCCGAGATCGTGTTCAACCCGTCGGCCACCTCGCGGGGCCTGTCCCGCTACCTGTGGCAGCTGGAGCAGCCGGCGTCGGCCGTCGCCAACGAGTACTTCATCGGCGCGATCAACCGGGTCGGTGTGGAGGAGCTCGGCGACAACGACTTCTACGGCACCTCCTACTTCGTGGACCCGGAGGCCCAGTTCGTCGGCGAGGTGGCCAGCGACAAGGAGACCGAGCTCGTGGTCCGCGACCTGGACCTGGCCAAGCTCCGCGAGGTCCGCGACCGCTGGCAGTTCTTCCGCGACCGCCGCCCGGACGCCTACGCCCCGCTGACGGCGCCCTAG